The following proteins are encoded in a genomic region of Chroicocephalus ridibundus chromosome 29, bChrRid1.1, whole genome shotgun sequence:
- the MCOLN1 gene encoding mucolipin-1: protein MAAPSETERLLGRGPGYGTTESPAAAEEEELRRRLKYFFMSPCDKYRARGRRPVKLGLQLAKILLVTVQLILFGLSNQMVVTFKEENTIAFKHLFLKDYVDGADDSYAVYTQRSLYDRMFYAVEKYLAIPNETIGRYAYVRGESGGNRSALMLCQQYYRKGRIDPANDTFNIDPKIVTDCLGVDPEDPQLLPPELDRSYKNFTLKFHKLINVTIQFQLKAINIQTIINNEIPDCYTFTITITFDNKAHSGRVKIRLDNRADIKECKDPSVFGRGDNSFRLFFDVVVILVCSLSFILCARSIIRGLMLQHEFSRFFWRRYNQSVCLSDRMEFLNGWYILLVISDVLTVLGTIMKIGIESKNFASYDVCSILLGTSTLLVWVGVIRYLTFFQKYNILIVTLRVALPNVIRFCCCVAVIYLGYCFCGWIVLGPYHVKFRSLSMVSECLFSLINGDDMFVTFAEMQQNSYLVWLFSQIYLYTFISLFIYMVLSLFIALITGSYETIKHQCEGETPVSQLHAYIAQCKDSPKSGKYRRDSASSCSVFCCCERAPLQDNALLVN, encoded by the exons ATGGCGGCTCCCTCCG AAACGGAGCGGCTGCTAGGCCGCGGCCCCGGGTACGGCACGACGGAGTCTCCGGCAGCGGCGGAGGAAGAAGAGCTGCGCCGCCGCCTCAAGTATTTTTTCATGAGCCCTTGCGATAAATACCGGGCCCGGGGACGGCGGCCCGTTAAActggggctgcagctggccaAGATCCTCCTTGTCACCGTGCAG CTCATCCTCTTTGGGCTCAGCAACCAGATGGTGGTGACGTTCAAGGAGGAGAACACCATCGCCTTCAAGCACCTCTTCCTGAAGGACTACGTGGACGGCGCTGACGACTCCTACGCCGTCTACACGCAGCGCAGCCTCTACGACCGCATGTTTTATGCCGTGGAGAAG TATTTGGCCATTCCCAACGAGACCATCGGCCGCTATGCCTATGTGCGGGGGGAGAGCGGAGGGAACCGGTCGGCCCTCATGCTGTGCCAGCAGTACTACCGTAAAGGACGCATCGATCCGGCCAACGACACCTTCAACATTGACCCCAAGATTGTCACAG actGTCTGGGAGTGGACCCTGAGGACCCACAACTTCTTCCCCCCGAGCTGGACCGCAGCTACAAGAACTTCACCCTCAAATTTCACAA ACTCATTAACGTCACCATCCAGTTCCAGCTGAAAGCCATCAACATCCAAACCATCATCAACAACGAGATCCCCGACTGCTACACCTTCACCATCACC atcACCTTCGACAACAAGGCGCACAGCGGCCGGGTGAAAATCCGCCTGGACAACCGGGCCGACATCAAGGAGTGCAAGGATCCCAGCGTCTTCGGCCGAG GTGACAACTCCTTCCGGCTCTTCTTTGACGTCGTCGTCATCCTCGTCTGCTCGCTCTCCTTcatcctctgcgctcgctccatcATCCGGGGCTTGATGCTGCAGCAC GAGTTCAGCCGGTTTTTCTGGCGCCGTTACAACCAGAGCGTGTGTCTGTCGGATCGCATGGAGTTCCTCAACGGCTGGTACATCCTCCTGGTGATCAGCGATGTCCTCACCGTGCTGGGAACCATCATGAAGATTGGCATCGAGTCCAAG AACTTCGCCAGCTACGACGTCTGCAGCATCCTCCTGGGCACCTCCACGCTGCTGGTCTGGGTCGGGGTCATCCGCTACCTCACCTTCTTCCAGAAGTACAAT ATCCTCATCGTTACCCTACGGGTGGCCCTTCCCAACGTCATCCGCTTCTGCTGCTGCGTGGCCGTCATCTACCTGGGCTACTGCTTCTGCGGCTGGATTGTGTTGGGCCCGTATCACGTCAAG TTCCGCTCCCTTTCCATGGTATCCGAGTGCCTCTTCTCCCTCATCAACGGGGACGATATGTTCGTCACCTTCGCCGAGATGCAGCAGAACAGCTATTTGGTCTGGCTCTTCAGCCAGATCTACCTCTACACCTTCATCAGCCTCTTCATCTACATGGTCCTCAGCCTCTTCATCGCCCTCATCACCGGCTCCTACGAAACCATTAAG CACCAGTGCGAGGGTGAAACGCCCGTTTCCCAGCTCCACGCTTACATCGCCCAGTGCAAGGACAGCCCCAAATCGGGCAAGTACCGTCGCGACAGCGCCTCGTCCTGCTCTGTCTTCTGCTGCTGCGAGCG GGCTCCGCTGCAGGACAACGCGCTGCTGGTGAACTGA
- the LOC134507983 gene encoding ultra-long-chain fatty acid omega-hydroxylase yields MAVAWVLGPLGAVALGTLLLALLLGWLWDAAVTVTRFRVTCHQLRRFPRPPWRSWLLGHTGLGKSTEEGLQQVDELVAQFRRGCLWWLTPWLPVLRLFHPDTLRPILLASAFIAPKDQFSYGFLKPWLGDGLLLSQGQKWARHRRLLTPAFHGDVLKSYVGIFNQSTHVMHAKWRAGAQAGAQAAGGAVGLEVLEELSLLTLDTLQKCIFSHESRCQEQPSEYIKAILELSTLVVRRHHRLLHHPTWLYRLSADGRRFARACATVHSFTATVVQRRRQALDRLGHQAWLESHKGRRMDFIDLLLLAKDEDGNTLSDEDISAEADTFMFEGHDTTASGLAWLLYNLARHPHYQDRCRQEVRELLKGRDVEEIEWEDLSHLPFTTMCIKESLRLHPPVTAVSRRCTEDITMRDGRVIPKGIICLLSIYGTHHNPDIWPEHQVFNPLRFSPENSQGRSPLAFIPFSAGPRNCIGQSFAMAEMKVVAALTVARFAIRLDTERPPRRKPELILRAEDGLWLLLEPLPEVA; encoded by the exons ATGGCGGTGgcctgggtgctgggtccccTGGGAGCGGTGGCCCTCGGCaccctgctcctggccctgctgctggggtggctttGGGACGCCGCGGTCACCGTCACCCGCTTCCGGGTCACCTGCCACCAGCTGCGCCGCTTCCCCCGGCCACCATGGCGCAGCTGGCTGCTGGGTCACACCGGCTTG GGGAAGAGCACGGAGgaggggctgcagcaggtggaCGAGCTGGTGGCGCAGTTCCGGCGTGGCTGCCTGTGGTGGCTCACGCCGTGGCTGCCCGTCCTCCGCCTCTTCCACCCCGACACCCTCCGTCCCATCCTCCTGGCCTCAG CCTTCATCGCCCCCAAGGACCAGTTCTCCTACGGCTTCCTCAAGCCCTGGCTGG GGGACGGGCTGCTGCTGAGCCAGGGGCAGAAGTGGGCTCGGCACCGGCGCCTGCTGACACCCGCCTTCCACGGGGATGTCCTCAAGTCCTACGTGGGCATCTTCAACCAGAGCACCCACGTCATGCAC gccAAGTGGCGGgcaggggcgcaggcaggggcgcaggcagcggggggggccgtggggctggaggtgctggaggagctCAGCCTCCTCACCCTCGACACCCTCCAGAAGTGCATCTTCAGCCACGAGAGCCGCTGCCAGGA GCAGCCCAGCGAGTACATCAAGGCCATCCTGGAGCTGAGCACCTTGGTGGTGAGACGCCACCACCGCCTGCTCCATCACCCAACGTGGCTCTACCGCCTCTCGGCTGATGGGCGCCGCTTTGCCCGAGCCTGTGCCACCGTGCACAGCTTCACCGCCACCGTGGTGCAGCGCCGGCGCCAGGCCCTTGACCGCCTTGGCCACCAAGCCTGGCTGGAGAGCCATAAGGGACGAAGGATGGACTTCATTGACCTTCTCCTGCTCGCAAAG GACGAGGACGGCAACACCCTGTCGGATGAGGACATCTCGGCCGAGGCTGACACCTTCATGTTTGAGG GTCATGACACGACGGCCAGCGGCTTGGCATGGCTGCTCTACAACCTGGCCCGTCACCCCCACTACCAGGACCGGTGCCGCCAGGAGGTCCGTGAGCTCCTCAAGGGCAGGGACGTGGAGGAGATCGAATG GGAGGACCTGTCCCACCTGCCCTTCACCACCATGTGCATCAAGGAGAGTCTCCGCCTGCATCCCCCCGTCACTGCCGTGTCCCGGCGCTGCACCGAGGACATCACCATGCGTGACGGACGCGTCATCCCCAAGG GGATCATCTGCCTGTTGAGCATCTATGGGACCCACCACAACCCGGACATCTGGCCTGAGCACCAG GTCTTCAACCCCCTGAGGTTCAGCCCGGAGAACAGCCAGGGACGGTCCCCGTTGGCCTTCATCCCCTTCTCTGCCGGTCCCAG GAACTGCATCGGGCAGAGCTTCGCCATGGCCGAGATGAAGGTGGTGGCAGCGTTGACGGTGGCACGCTTCGCCATCCGGCTGGACACGGAGCGGCCACCGCGCCGCAAGCCCGAGCTGATCCTCCGCGCCGAGGAcgggctctggctgctgctggagccactGCCAGAGGTGGcctga